In Anaerobacillus sp. CMMVII, a single window of DNA contains:
- a CDS encoding RNA-binding S4 domain-containing protein, whose translation MRLDKFLKVSRLIKRRTLAKEVSDQGRITINDQVAKASSTVKVGDELKVRFGQKIVTVRIDDIKETSKKEEAANMYTIVSEEALKQEEV comes from the coding sequence GTGAGGTTGGATAAATTTCTAAAGGTTTCGCGTTTAATTAAGCGCCGCACTTTAGCAAAGGAAGTATCAGATCAAGGTCGAATCACAATAAATGATCAAGTAGCAAAAGCAAGTTCAACTGTAAAAGTGGGCGACGAATTAAAAGTCCGCTTTGGCCAAAAAATAGTAACAGTTAGAATTGATGACATAAAAGAGACATCAAAAAAAGAAGAAGCTGCTAACATGTATACGATTGTTAGCGAGGAAGCTTTAAAGCAGGAAGAAGTTTAG
- a CDS encoding polysaccharide biosynthesis protein, which produces MGDENLVIPLRTVAFIFVIIPLLSVLRGYFQGQEEMLPTAVSQVAEQLSRVVAILLFTYIFIINGYGPYAAGTGAALGSIIGGFIGFFVLFLFYRRQRGTAKRHHRSKLSIGMVKTILFQGIMICVSSLILIIFQFVDSLTVLRILVENGTLMETAKIAKGVFDRGQPLIQMGTVITTSFSLVVVPLVAKVRMEGRQDLIQKYSSLSLRISLLIGGAASVGLAVIIEPTNIMLFKDSADSLVLAVMGLAIFFTSIFLTTSAVLHGLNKVHVTVFHVFIGFLVKWFLNIALIPGNGTLGAATATVFACAVCASLNVYTLRKLEALPKFSTKRGFKVVFSLVALAVGTFIWKTGSDSLLQIDLHNRLASMVIALTSVGIGTIIFLSMVLITRLFSEDELEQIPKLRRLAVFMQSKKSK; this is translated from the coding sequence ATGGGAGATGAAAATCTAGTCATACCATTACGTACCGTAGCATTTATCTTTGTAATTATTCCGTTACTGTCAGTACTAAGGGGCTACTTTCAAGGTCAAGAAGAAATGCTGCCAACTGCTGTTTCTCAAGTCGCCGAACAATTGTCTCGTGTAGTTGCCATTTTGCTTTTCACTTACATTTTTATCATAAATGGATATGGACCTTATGCGGCTGGAACCGGAGCGGCTCTTGGTTCAATCATTGGTGGTTTTATTGGCTTTTTTGTGCTGTTTCTGTTTTATCGAAGGCAGCGAGGGACTGCAAAGCGGCATCATCGGTCCAAGCTCTCAATTGGAATGGTAAAAACAATTCTCTTTCAAGGGATTATGATATGTGTTAGTAGTCTCATCTTAATTATTTTTCAATTTGTAGACTCCTTGACCGTATTAAGAATTTTAGTTGAAAACGGAACTTTGATGGAAACGGCTAAAATTGCTAAAGGTGTCTTTGATCGTGGGCAGCCGTTAATTCAAATGGGAACGGTCATCACGACATCCTTTTCATTAGTTGTTGTTCCACTAGTCGCAAAAGTGAGGATGGAAGGTCGTCAGGATTTAATCCAAAAGTATAGCAGTCTTTCACTTCGAATTAGCCTTCTTATCGGTGGCGCAGCTTCAGTTGGTTTAGCGGTGATTATCGAACCAACGAATATCATGTTATTTAAAGACAGCGCTGATTCATTAGTTCTTGCGGTTATGGGATTGGCTATCTTTTTTACATCAATCTTTCTAACGACATCTGCGGTATTGCATGGGTTAAATAAGGTTCATGTCACTGTTTTTCATGTTTTTATTGGATTTCTTGTAAAATGGTTTCTTAATATCGCCCTAATACCTGGCAACGGCACACTAGGTGCAGCCACGGCAACTGTTTTTGCATGTGCGGTCTGTGCTAGCCTAAATGTGTATACATTGAGAAAACTAGAGGCATTGCCTAAATTTTCAACTAAGAGAGGATTTAAGGTTGTCTTTTCCTTAGTCGCATTGGCTGTTGGAACATTCATCTGGAAAACAGGTAGTGATTCTTTACTTCAAATTGATCTACATAATCGTCTAGCAAGCATGGTTATTGCCCTAACTAGTGTAGGAATAGGTACAATAATTTTTTTAAGTATGGTTTTAATAACCCGATTATTCTCTGAAGACGAATTAGAACAAATACCAAAACTAAGAAGGCTTGCAGTGTTTATGCAGTCTAAAAAAAGTAAATGA
- a CDS encoding protein kinase domain-containing protein has product MGLNSMAITSEVNVLKHFSKVQGQVLGPSLVDVDDWVTPEGTIPFYAMEYLKGEDLFTFTSGKGSEWVGIFMVQLLGDLDRLHQAGWVFGDLKPDNLIVVGPPPRIRWLDVGGTTLLGRSIKEYTEFYDRGYWGLGTRVAEPTYDLFAVAMIIINVGYQNRFEKNGEGIKQLKERIQRKPILKQYETVLLNALQGKYPNAQVMKKDVIEAISKSKQTMVKPIKKQTVVKSHHPKPQKTTKEKSSGILETFLFASFLLLAYILYLFGQMM; this is encoded by the coding sequence ATGGGTTTAAATAGTATGGCCATTACCTCTGAGGTAAACGTCCTCAAGCATTTTTCAAAGGTTCAAGGACAAGTCCTTGGGCCTTCTTTGGTTGATGTTGATGATTGGGTGACACCTGAAGGGACAATTCCTTTTTATGCGATGGAATACCTCAAGGGAGAAGACTTATTCACGTTTACTTCAGGTAAAGGTAGTGAATGGGTTGGAATTTTTATGGTTCAGCTGTTAGGGGATCTGGATCGCCTTCATCAAGCCGGTTGGGTATTTGGAGACTTAAAGCCTGATAACTTAATCGTTGTGGGTCCACCACCACGCATTCGCTGGCTCGATGTAGGTGGAACTACATTACTAGGTAGATCAATTAAAGAATATACGGAGTTTTATGACCGAGGATATTGGGGCTTGGGTACTAGGGTAGCGGAACCTACCTATGATCTATTTGCGGTTGCGATGATTATTATAAACGTAGGGTACCAAAATCGATTTGAAAAAAACGGTGAGGGAATTAAACAACTAAAGGAAAGAATTCAGAGGAAGCCAATTCTTAAGCAATATGAAACAGTTTTACTTAATGCATTACAGGGTAAATATCCAAACGCCCAAGTAATGAAAAAAGATGTTATTGAAGCGATCAGTAAATCAAAACAAACTATGGTTAAGCCAATTAAAAAGCAAACTGTAGTCAAAAGTCATCATCCGAAACCCCAAAAAACAACAAAAGAAAAGTCATCAGGAATTTTGGAAACGTTTCTTTTTGCCTCTTTCCTTCTTTTAGCATATATCCTATACTTATTTGGACAAATGATGTGA
- a CDS encoding VWA domain-containing protein translates to MRKGTLKQILLLTDGCSNQGEDPIAIAALAKEEGITVNVIGVVDDDRISDQGIEEIKSIALSGGGISQVVYTQQLAKTVQMVTRKAMTQTIHGVVNRELTQILGKDQDIEDLPPEKRGQVMEVVDELGETMDLELLILVDTSASMKNKLAMVQEALTDLSISLNSRLGSNKFSLYSFPGKRKEVDKLLSWTPKIDSLTGVFHKLASGGITPTGPALQEAISMFPRKSRRSLLADEQFEAESSM, encoded by the coding sequence ATGAGGAAAGGTACATTAAAACAAATTTTATTATTAACAGATGGTTGTTCGAACCAAGGTGAAGATCCTATTGCAATTGCAGCTTTGGCGAAAGAAGAGGGCATTACAGTAAATGTGATCGGTGTAGTAGATGATGATCGGATTAGTGATCAAGGTATCGAGGAGATTAAATCAATAGCGTTATCAGGTGGCGGGATTAGCCAAGTCGTATATACTCAACAACTTGCCAAAACGGTACAAATGGTAACAAGAAAGGCAATGACGCAAACAATTCACGGTGTTGTTAATAGAGAGTTAACTCAAATACTAGGCAAAGACCAAGATATAGAAGATTTACCGCCAGAGAAGCGTGGGCAAGTGATGGAGGTTGTCGATGAACTTGGCGAGACAATGGATCTTGAACTTTTAATATTAGTAGATACAAGTGCTAGCATGAAAAATAAACTAGCAATGGTGCAAGAGGCTCTAACAGATTTGTCGATTAGTTTAAATTCTCGATTAGGGTCTAATAAATTTTCATTATACTCATTTCCGGGGAAACGAAAAGAAGTTGATAAATTGTTAAGCTGGACACCGAAAATTGATTCCTTAACAGGTGTCTTTCATAAGTTAGCATCTGGAGGTATTACCCCAACAGGTCCAGCTCTTCAAGAGGCGATTTCGATGTTTCCACGAAAGAGTAGAAGGAGTCTGTTAGCTGATGAGCAATTTGAAGCAGAGTCAAGTATGTAA
- the yabQ gene encoding spore cortex biosynthesis protein YabQ yields the protein MSLTVQLQTMLAMVAMGGWIGMAIDTYSRLIRGRSWNKWITVINDGLFWILQGLLVFYVLLQINEGEMRFYILVALLCGYSCYRALLFRIYLKMLEAVIQGVIRTYRFLKAALFMLVINPIKELLKFLYKLCMMIVSFSITVIFFLLKIIYTPFVWIGRLIWRLVPKEKLKKFYNKLGFYKKVKNYIKRWFTKKGS from the coding sequence GTGAGCCTAACCGTTCAGTTACAAACCATGCTAGCAATGGTGGCTATGGGTGGGTGGATAGGAATGGCTATTGACACCTATAGCAGACTAATTCGAGGTCGTAGTTGGAATAAGTGGATTACAGTAATTAATGATGGTTTATTCTGGATTCTCCAAGGGCTTTTGGTATTTTATGTGCTTTTGCAGATTAATGAAGGCGAAATGAGATTTTATATATTAGTTGCATTATTATGTGGTTATTCTTGTTATCGAGCTTTATTATTTCGAATTTACCTTAAGATGTTAGAAGCTGTTATCCAAGGTGTTATAAGAACGTATAGGTTTTTAAAAGCAGCATTATTTATGCTTGTCATAAATCCTATCAAAGAGTTGTTGAAGTTTTTATATAAGCTGTGTATGATGATAGTAAGCTTTTCAATAACAGTTATATTTTTCCTTTTAAAAATCATCTATACTCCTTTTGTTTGGATTGGTAGATTAATTTGGCGTTTGGTGCCGAAAGAAAAATTAAAGAAATTTTATAATAAACTAGGATTTTACAAAAAAGTGAAGAACTATATAAAGCGATGGTTTACAAAAAAAGGGTCTTAA
- the spoVT gene encoding stage V sporulation protein T, with the protein MKATGIVRRIDDLGRVVIPKEIRRTLRIREGDPLEIFVDRDGEVILKKYSPISELGDFAKEYAEALYESLNHIVLIADRDTYIAVAGGSKKDYANKAIGEIIENAMNERQSIIQTTQGEYNIVGDSTEEVAAFVIAPIVANGDPIGAVVMISKNDRSMGDVEQKLSETAAGFLARQMEQ; encoded by the coding sequence ATGAAAGCTACAGGAATTGTACGTCGCATTGATGATTTAGGTCGAGTGGTAATACCAAAAGAAATCCGCCGAACGCTTCGAATTCGTGAAGGCGATCCATTAGAAATTTTTGTCGACCGCGATGGAGAGGTCATTTTAAAGAAGTACTCTCCAATCTCAGAATTGGGTGACTTTGCAAAAGAATATGCAGAGGCCTTATACGAAAGTTTAAACCACATTGTTCTTATTGCTGATCGCGATACATATATAGCGGTAGCGGGTGGATCGAAAAAGGATTATGCAAATAAGGCAATTGGTGAAATAATCGAAAATGCAATGAATGAACGTCAGTCAATTATTCAGACAACACAAGGCGAATATAATATCGTTGGTGATTCAACCGAAGAGGTTGCGGCGTTTGTTATCGCTCCAATTGTTGCCAATGGTGACCCGATTGGTGCAGTTGTTATGATTTCTAAAAATGATCGCTCAATGGGTGACGTCGAACAAAAATTATCGGAAACAGCTGCTGGTTTCTTAGCAAGACAAATGGAACAATAA
- a CDS encoding SDR family oxidoreductase encodes MKVLIIGGTKFIGIHIVEELVKRGHDVTIFNRGKTNVDFFPTIKKIVGDREGDLSMLKEDHWDAVIDTCGYVPRVVSHSARALSSHADLYVFVSTISVYQDFSAENITETDDLSVLKDTNTQEVTGETYGPLKVLCEKEVSKIFPNRALIVRPGLIVGPYDPTDRFTYWPKRVALGGEVLAPGLKDAQIQFIDARDLASYIVSAIETKTVGTYNVTGPKEHLTLEDFLHACKKTLNNETDFIWVEDEFLEGNDVGFWTELPLYIPQNKGMSGMLGVNINKALSTGLTFRPLEETIRDTFTWDESRQLAESERKAGLNFEKEKAVLANLKLRGR; translated from the coding sequence ATGAAGGTCTTAATTATTGGCGGAACAAAGTTTATTGGTATTCATATTGTTGAGGAATTAGTTAAAAGAGGACATGATGTCACTATCTTTAATAGAGGGAAAACAAATGTTGATTTTTTTCCTACTATAAAAAAAATTGTCGGTGATCGTGAAGGTGATCTTTCGATGCTTAAGGAAGATCATTGGGATGCTGTTATCGACACTTGTGGTTATGTACCAAGAGTTGTCAGTCACTCAGCGAGAGCCCTTTCTTCACACGCGGACTTGTACGTTTTTGTTTCGACAATAAGTGTTTATCAGGATTTTTCGGCAGAAAATATAACTGAAACTGATGATCTTAGTGTGTTAAAAGATACGAATACCCAGGAGGTCACTGGTGAAACTTACGGGCCATTAAAAGTTCTTTGTGAAAAAGAAGTCTCTAAAATATTCCCAAATCGAGCACTAATAGTACGACCTGGACTTATCGTTGGTCCCTACGATCCAACTGATCGTTTTACCTATTGGCCTAAGCGGGTTGCATTAGGTGGTGAAGTCTTGGCTCCAGGTTTAAAAGATGCTCAAATACAGTTTATTGATGCTCGAGATTTAGCATCCTATATTGTTTCTGCAATTGAGACAAAAACAGTTGGCACTTATAATGTTACTGGTCCTAAAGAGCACCTAACGCTTGAAGATTTTTTGCATGCATGTAAAAAAACTCTGAACAACGAGACAGATTTTATTTGGGTAGAAGATGAATTTTTAGAGGGAAATGATGTTGGATTCTGGACAGAACTTCCACTATATATTCCGCAAAATAAAGGTATGAGCGGAATGTTAGGAGTAAATATTAACAAAGCATTGTCAACAGGACTCACCTTTAGACCACTTGAAGAGACGATTCGTGATACATTTACCTGGGATGAGTCTAGACAGTTAGCAGAAAGTGAGCGAAAAGCAGGTTTAAATTTTGAAAAGGAAAAAGCAGTATTAGCTAATCTAAAACTTAGAGGTAGATAA
- a CDS encoding oligosaccharide flippase family protein, translating into MLKGKKLWQGAVYLSLAAIIIKILSAVYRIPYQNIAGDVGFYVYQQIYPIYGIAIMLSTYGFPVIISKLISEKVDDRQTVLKSALFSLTIVSIVAFSFFISMPLG; encoded by the coding sequence ATTTTAAAAGGAAAAAAGCTTTGGCAAGGAGCAGTTTATTTGTCTCTTGCTGCTATCATTATAAAAATTCTGAGTGCTGTCTATCGAATTCCGTACCAAAACATTGCAGGTGACGTCGGTTTTTATGTATACCAACAAATATACCCGATATATGGTATTGCGATCATGTTATCGACCTATGGATTTCCAGTTATTATTTCTAAGCTTATTTCTGAAAAGGTAGATGATCGCCAGACAGTTTTAAAAAGTGCATTGTTTAGCTTAACCATTGTCAGTATAGTTGCTTTCAGCTTTTTTATTTCAATGCCACTTGGTTAG
- the yabP gene encoding sporulation protein YabP gives MGRDRKVKEHNITMRGRKHLDITGVKQVESFDNEEFLLETELGFLAIRGHNLHMKNLDVDQGIVSIEGKIYDLVYLDQQQGDKSKGFFGKLFK, from the coding sequence ATGGGTAGAGATAGAAAGGTGAAAGAACATAATATTACGATGCGAGGCAGAAAGCATTTGGATATTACTGGTGTAAAGCAAGTGGAAAGCTTTGACAATGAAGAGTTTTTATTAGAAACGGAACTAGGATTTTTAGCCATAAGGGGACATAATCTCCATATGAAAAATTTGGATGTTGATCAAGGGATTGTTTCGATTGAAGGGAAAATCTATGACCTCGTTTATTTAGATCAGCAACAAGGCGATAAATCTAAAGGCTTCTTTGGGAAGTTATTCAAGTGA
- a CDS encoding septum formation initiator family protein, with protein sequence MVITIFTLHSQNSVLEQKLEKKQLLEKEMAKLELMERDLYDEIANLNNLEYISEIARRDYFLSKPGEIIFKVTPTSSD encoded by the coding sequence TTGGTCATAACAATTTTTACCCTCCATTCGCAAAATAGTGTCCTTGAACAGAAGCTAGAAAAGAAGCAGCTGCTTGAAAAGGAGATGGCCAAGCTAGAGTTAATGGAAAGAGATTTATACGATGAGATTGCGAATCTAAACAACCTAGAATATATCTCTGAAATTGCTAGAAGAGATTACTTCTTATCTAAGCCGGGCGAGATCATCTTCAAAGTAACACCAACTTCTTCAGATTGA
- the mazG gene encoding nucleoside triphosphate pyrophosphohydrolase — MGKIVILGLGAGDLEQMPLGVYNKLMKSERVFLRTKEHPVVAELEEQGFTYDSFDYVYEENEQFSDVYQSITSELLEKGKEMDLVYAVPGHPFVAESTVQLLLQQAKDHHVAIEILGGQSFLDNLFQAVKIDPIEGCQIVDGTALKRVELQVRHHLIICQVYDAFIASEVKLTLMDLLPDDYEVTIVTAAGSSQEQLTTVPLYELDRVTTLNNLTAVYVPPVKVEHILYRDFGKLREVIAELRGPNGCPWDIKQTHQSLKKYLLEEAYEVLDAIDEEDDDHLAEELGDVLLQVMLHAQIGEDEGMFTVDDVIAAVTEKMIRRHPHVFEAGNLNNEAEVIQQWDEIKRQEKQVSGEVEESRLAGVPKSMPALYRAAKLQKKAAKVGFDWTEVAPIWMKVQEEIAEFMNEVKQNNTERAHKEFGDVLFAFVNLARFYEIDPELALQSTNEKFYNRFGYIEKKLQERRLTFEEVDLAYLDEIWEEAKRM; from the coding sequence ATGGGTAAAATAGTTATTTTAGGTTTAGGGGCTGGAGATCTCGAGCAAATGCCTTTAGGTGTTTACAATAAATTGATGAAAAGTGAGCGTGTTTTTCTACGTACCAAAGAACATCCTGTAGTGGCTGAATTAGAGGAGCAAGGATTTACATATGATTCGTTTGATTACGTTTATGAGGAAAATGAACAATTTAGTGATGTTTATCAAAGTATCACCTCAGAACTCCTTGAAAAAGGTAAGGAAATGGATCTTGTTTACGCAGTACCAGGTCATCCTTTTGTTGCTGAAAGCACAGTGCAACTACTGTTACAACAAGCAAAAGATCATCATGTCGCTATCGAGATTCTAGGTGGCCAAAGCTTTTTGGATAATTTATTTCAAGCTGTAAAAATAGATCCAATAGAGGGTTGTCAAATCGTAGATGGAACTGCATTAAAGCGGGTTGAATTACAGGTAAGGCACCATCTAATCATCTGCCAAGTATATGATGCATTTATTGCTAGTGAAGTAAAACTCACGTTAATGGATCTATTACCCGATGATTATGAAGTTACCATCGTTACTGCAGCTGGAAGTAGTCAAGAACAGTTAACGACCGTTCCTTTGTATGAATTAGACCGGGTTACTACATTGAACAATTTGACAGCCGTTTATGTACCACCTGTAAAAGTTGAGCATATTCTTTACCGTGACTTTGGGAAGTTAAGAGAGGTCATTGCTGAACTAAGAGGACCTAATGGTTGTCCATGGGATATAAAACAAACCCATCAATCATTAAAAAAATATCTATTAGAGGAAGCTTATGAAGTACTTGATGCTATTGATGAAGAAGATGATGATCATTTAGCTGAAGAATTAGGAGATGTCCTATTACAGGTTATGCTCCATGCCCAAATTGGTGAGGATGAAGGTATGTTTACTGTTGATGATGTAATTGCAGCGGTAACCGAAAAAATGATTCGTAGACATCCACATGTTTTTGAAGCAGGAAATTTAAACAATGAGGCCGAAGTTATTCAGCAATGGGATGAAATTAAGCGCCAAGAAAAACAAGTAAGTGGGGAAGTTGAAGAATCAAGGTTAGCAGGAGTACCGAAAAGTATGCCAGCTCTTTACCGGGCTGCAAAGCTTCAAAAGAAAGCAGCAAAGGTTGGATTTGATTGGACTGAGGTTGCTCCTATTTGGATGAAGGTTCAAGAAGAAATCGCTGAATTTATGAATGAAGTGAAACAAAATAATACTGAACGAGCTCATAAGGAATTTGGCGATGTATTATTTGCATTTGTAAATTTAGCACGGTTTTACGAGATCGACCCTGAGTTAGCGCTACAATCGACGAACGAAAAATTTTATAACCGCTTCGGATATATTGAAAAGAAACTGCAAGAACGCCGGCTTACGTTTGAAGAAGTAGACTTAGCATATTTAGACGAAATTTGGGAGGAAGCGAAGAGAATGTAG
- the spoIIE gene encoding stage II sporulation protein E: MRGLVVSDQLESDNLKESFTDRMGSIASLVFYKWGFLIFIIGLLLGRAMILSEMLPFILPFFATIFLMKREKAPIAMLALVAGSMTIIPINGVFAFISIISFLVLYRLFNTLYENKVKILPILVFTSVFTTKILLTYIFEGTITNYVWLVTGVEAGLSFILTMIFLQSVPIVTERKRKHSLKNEEIICLIILLASIMTGTIGWFVYGLGAENMLARYLVLIFAFVGGAAIGSTVGVVTGLILSLASVASLYQMSLLAFSGLLGGLLKEGNKVGVGVGLLVGTLLIGLYGDGNGEISVTVMESVVAIVVFIATPRSLIMRLAKYIPGTAEYWKEQQQYLRKFRDVTAGKVEQFSTLFQTLSNSFSNVNLPAEVEDPEREVDYFLSNVTEKTCQMCLRKQQCWTKNFDKTYNYMQDIMVSCEEDENINKRLKSDWSRYCLKAEKVIHVIQHELNQYKAGKKLKRQLLESRRLVADQLLGVSKVMGDFAKEIQKERENLQMQEEQILDALRDAGVDIGHVEIFQLDEGNVDIELSVPTNQHGECEKLIAPMLSHILEEQIVVKKVETSYYPNGHTVVSFGSAKQFVIETGIATVAKGGAWISGDSYSTMEIGSGKYAVAISDGMGNGERAHLESNETLQLLQNILQSGIEETVAIKSINSVLSLRSTDEIFSTLDLAMIDLQDASAKFLKIGSTPSFIKRGEKVFMIEASNLPMGIINEFDVDVVSDQLKAGDLLIMMSDGIFDGPKHVENSEVWMRRIIKEIKAEDPQAVADIIIEQVIRTGDNRIEDDMTVVVAGVKRNLPKWATIPMYQTSGLKRKKAQ, translated from the coding sequence ATGAGGGGACTGGTGGTGTCTGACCAATTGGAGTCGGACAACCTTAAGGAGAGTTTCACTGATCGAATGGGAAGTATTGCTTCACTTGTTTTTTATAAATGGGGGTTTCTAATATTTATTATTGGACTATTACTAGGTAGAGCAATGATCCTATCGGAGATGCTTCCTTTTATATTGCCTTTCTTCGCTACAATATTTCTAATGAAGCGCGAAAAGGCACCCATTGCAATGTTAGCATTGGTTGCTGGTTCTATGACTATCATTCCTATTAATGGGGTCTTTGCTTTTATTTCAATCATAAGCTTTCTAGTTTTATATCGTTTATTTAATACATTATATGAAAATAAGGTGAAAATATTACCTATTTTAGTTTTTACTTCAGTATTTACAACAAAAATTCTATTAACTTACATCTTTGAAGGAACGATTACTAATTATGTCTGGTTAGTAACAGGTGTTGAGGCAGGTTTGAGTTTTATTTTAACGATGATTTTCCTTCAGAGTGTTCCTATTGTAACTGAACGAAAGCGGAAACATTCTTTGAAAAATGAGGAAATCATTTGTTTAATTATTTTACTAGCGTCTATTATGACGGGAACGATTGGTTGGTTTGTTTACGGACTAGGTGCAGAAAATATGCTAGCACGCTATCTAGTGTTAATCTTTGCCTTTGTCGGTGGTGCTGCTATTGGTTCAACTGTGGGAGTTGTTACAGGATTAATTTTAAGTCTAGCAAGTGTTGCTAGTTTATATCAAATGAGTTTATTAGCTTTTTCAGGTCTCTTAGGAGGTCTTTTAAAGGAAGGGAATAAGGTAGGTGTTGGAGTAGGTTTGCTAGTAGGAACACTTCTTATTGGCCTTTATGGCGATGGAAATGGAGAAATTTCAGTTACTGTAATGGAGTCAGTCGTAGCCATCGTAGTTTTTATTGCCACGCCACGAAGCTTAATTATGAGACTTGCAAAATATATCCCTGGTACAGCTGAGTACTGGAAAGAGCAGCAACAATATTTACGTAAATTTAGAGATGTAACTGCAGGGAAAGTTGAACAATTCTCAACGTTATTCCAAACGTTATCAAATAGTTTCTCTAATGTGAATTTACCTGCTGAAGTTGAAGATCCAGAGCGCGAAGTAGATTACTTTTTAAGTAATGTCACAGAAAAAACTTGTCAAATGTGCCTTAGGAAGCAGCAGTGTTGGACTAAGAACTTCGATAAAACATATAACTACATGCAAGATATTATGGTAAGTTGCGAAGAAGATGAAAATATTAACAAACGATTAAAGTCTGATTGGTCGAGATATTGTTTAAAAGCTGAGAAAGTCATTCATGTTATTCAACATGAACTAAATCAATATAAAGCTGGAAAAAAGTTAAAACGACAACTACTAGAAAGTAGGCGTCTTGTTGCTGATCAGCTTTTAGGAGTTTCGAAAGTCATGGGTGACTTTGCTAAAGAAATTCAAAAAGAGCGCGAAAATCTTCAAATGCAAGAAGAGCAAATCTTAGACGCACTTCGTGATGCCGGTGTCGATATTGGTCACGTTGAGATTTTCCAACTTGATGAAGGAAATGTAGATATTGAACTTAGTGTTCCGACAAATCAGCATGGCGAGTGTGAAAAGTTAATCGCACCAATGTTATCACATATTTTAGAGGAACAAATTGTCGTCAAAAAAGTTGAAACAAGCTATTACCCGAACGGCCATACAGTTGTCTCCTTCGGCTCTGCAAAGCAATTTGTGATTGAGACTGGAATTGCAACCGTAGCAAAAGGAGGAGCTTGGATCTCAGGAGATAGTTACTCAACAATGGAAATAGGCTCTGGTAAATATGCTGTTGCTATTAGTGATGGAATGGGCAATGGTGAAAGAGCGCATTTAGAAAGTAATGAGACTCTTCAGTTACTACAGAACATATTGCAATCAGGGATTGAGGAAACTGTTGCAATTAAATCAATAAATTCAGTACTGTCATTACGGTCTACCGATGAGATATTTTCAACATTAGATTTGGCAATGATTGATCTCCAAGATGCTTCAGCAAAGTTTTTAAAGATTGGCTCAACGCCTAGCTTTATTAAAAGAGGCGAGAAAGTATTTATGATCGAAGCTAGCAATTTGCCTATGGGTATCATCAATGAATTTGACGTTGATGTCGTTAGCGACCAGTTAAAGGCAGGAGATTTATTAATCATGATGAGTGATGGGATTTTTGACGGACCTAAACATGTGGAGAATAGTGAAGTCTGGATGAGACGTATCATAAAAGAGATAAAGGCAGAAGATCCACAGGCAGTTGCCGACATTATCATCGAACAAGTAATTCGTACAGGAGATAATCGCATTGAGGATGATATGACCGTTGTTGTTGCCGGGGTGAAAAGAAATCTCCCAAAATGGGCAACGATACCGATGTACCAAACAAGTGGACTTAAGAGGAAGAAAGCGCAATAA